TGATCCAAACTACCCCGAACGCCACGTGAGCGCCGTGGAAGCCGACCAGGGTAAAGAATGCGGAAGAGAATGCGCTGGTCGTCATACCGAAGTTTTTGTGTACGACATACTCATAGAACTCATAAATCTCAATACCCAGGAACGCCAGACCTAAGCCAACAGTAACCATAAGCCATATTCTAAGAGATTTCACATTATGTTTGTGCATCGCCTGAACGGCGAATACACTGGTCAAGCTACTGAGTAGGAGGATGAATGTTGCCACTCCCGTAAGCGGCAGCGAGAACAATTCATTAGCTGTTGGACCCTCGTTGTTCTGATTCCGTAAAGCCAGGAACGTTGCGAACAATGTGCCGAAGAGAACAGCCTCTCCGCCAAGGAAGAGCCAGTTTCCGATAATCTTATTACGGCCTTCCAAGGTCGCTTTTTCCGGCTCGTGAGGAAGTTCTCCGTTTACCGGTTCTGCGTGTACGGATGTCATGCTTTTACCTCCTCTTCCAGTTCTTCAGGCTCAATGTGATAACCATGATCATCGTACAGAGAACGAACAAGCATAGAGCCGAACGTTATCACAAGGCCGATAATCAGAACAATGTAATTATTGAAGATCAAACTCATAAAGGAATTCGAGAACTTTTCGGTACTAAACATAAAACCAAGACCTGCAATGAAAAGACCAAGCGACATAACGAAAGGTAAAATGGTTGGTGAAGGCATATGGATCGGACCAACTGGTTCAGCCGGAGTCATCTGTTTATTACCTGCCATTTTCTCTTTCCAGAAAGCATCGAGACCACGTACAAGCGGGATCTGCTTAAAGTTATACTCCGGAGGAGGAGATGGAATACTCCATTCCAGCGTACGTCCGTCTTCCCAAGGATCGGCTGGAGCATTTTTTGGCTTGCGCGCTGTAATGAAAATGTTGCCCAGGAAGAGAAGAACACCGACTCCCATAAGAATAGCTCCGATGGTACTGATAAAGTTCATCAAGTCGAAATTCTGATTCGGAAGATAACTTACGATCCGCCGCTGCATTCCGAGCAAACCAAGGAAATGCTGTACGAAGAATGTCATATGGAATCCGATCGCGAAAAACCAGAACGTCCATTTACCAATAGCTTCGTTCAACATGGAGCCGAACATCTTCGGCCACCAGTAATGCAATCCGGAAAATAGTCCAAAGACCAATCCGCCTACAATAACGTAGTGGAAATGGGCTACGACAAAATACGTATCATGGAACTGGAAGTCAGCAGGCGCAGAAGCCAGCATGACACCCGTTACACCGCCCATAACAAAGGTCGGTATAAATCCGATAGCAAACAAGTTCGCACTCGTGAAACGGATTTGTCCACCCCACATCGTAAAGAGCCAGTTAAAGATTTTGATACCGGTAGGTACCGCAATCAGCATCGTTGCGATCGAGAACAGTGCGTTTGCTACCGAACCAAGTCCTGTCGTGAACATATGGTGAGCCCAGACCATGAAGCCTAGGAAGGCGATCAGAATCGTCGCGAACACCATGGAGCTGTAACCGAACAAGCGCTTACGTGAGAATGTCGGGACAACCTCGGATATGATACCAAAGGCAGGCAGAATCAAGATATATACTTCAGGATGGCCGAAGATCCAGAAAATATGCTGCCAGAGTACAGGACTACCACCCGCTGCTACATCGAAGAAGTTAGCCCCTAAAATTCGGTCAAAACTCAGCAGAACCAGACCTACCGTTACGGCCGGGAAAGCAAACAGGATCATTGCGGATGTAATAAATGAAGTCCATGTAAACATCGGCATTCTCATGAAAGACATCCCTGGAGCACGCATCGTAATGATGGTTATCAGGAAGTTGATACCACCGATCAAAGTACCGAGACCTGCTATCTGCAGACCGATGGTATAGAAGTCAACCCCACGAGTTGTACTGTATTCTGTACTGGATAACGGTGTATATGCTGTCCAGCCCGCATCCGGAGCTCCACCCATAACCCAGCTCAAGTTCAGCAAAAGTCCACCGAACAGGAACGTCCAAAATCCGAGCGAGTTCAGAAACGGAAACGCGACGTCACGTGCACCGATTTGAAGCGGAATAATCGCGTTCATCAACGAAAAGATAATAGGCATGACGCCGAGAAAGATCATCGTTGTTCCGTGCATTGTAATCAATTCATTAAATACTTGCGCCGAGATAAGATCGTTCATCGGCTTAATCAGCTGCAAGCGAATGAGAATCGCTTCAATACCGCCGATACCGAAGAACAGGCCGCCTGCCACCAAGTATAATATTGCGATTTTCTTGTGGTCAACGGTCGTCAGCCAGTCCATTAACCCCGTGTAGCGCTTGACGCTATGGCTATGAGCATGAGCCAAGTTTGGTACCCCCTTTAAAAGTTCTTGCTGTATTAATACTCCAATTTATAATTGGCCAAGTATTCGGCAATCTGCTCGATCTCTTCATCACTGAATCCGAGATCCTTCGGAGCAGGCATCAGGTTGCCTGGTTTAACAGCCTCTGGATCAGTAAGCCATTCCACAAGGTTGTCTTTTACCGGTTTTGAGCCTTTTGCACCGTTCGTATCATTCAGCAAGATACCCGCTACGGTCTCACGCGATCCCATACCTGTCAGGTTAGGACCCGTAAATCCACCTTGGTCACCCACAGCGTGGCAAGAGAGGCAATTTGTCTTAAACTTCTCAGCAAGCTGCGTGTCTTCTGGAAGTACAGCCGGTGCTTTCGTTGCTTCAACCCATTGATCGAACGAAGCTTGGTCAACCGCTTTCACTCGGAATTCCATGAATCCATGTGATGGCCCGCACAATTCGGCGCACTTACCGATGTATGTACCTGCGTTAGGTGTACTAATCGTCATATTGTTGACGCTTCCTTCTGTATTCGTATCCATTTTACCCGCAAGCGATGGAACCCAGAAAGAGTGGAGCACATCTGCCGTTTTCAGCTCTAAAGCGATTTTCTTATCTACAGGTATGAGCATTTCCTGTGCAGTTTTCACACCGTACTGCGGATACTCAAACTCCCACCAGAACTGATGGCCTGTAACTTTTACCTGAACTGCATCCTTGTCGTTCCAATCATTCTCTCCATAAGCAAAAACCTTTTGAATAGTAGGAATTGCAAGCACGAGTACGAGGAGCAGCGGAATAGCCGTCCAGAT
Above is a window of Paenibacillus uliginis N3/975 DNA encoding:
- the coxB gene encoding cytochrome c oxidase subunit II is translated as MMKRWQAVKRLLPLLAVFSLLLSGCGREDLSVLRPQGPVAEGQLDLIKLSISIMVVVVIVVFAIATYVLIKFRRKPDQNEVPEQVEGNFKLEIIWTAIPLLLVLVLAIPTIQKVFAYGENDWNDKDAVQVKVTGHQFWWEFEYPQYGVKTAQEMLIPVDKKIALELKTADVLHSFWVPSLAGKMDTNTEGSVNNMTISTPNAGTYIGKCAELCGPSHGFMEFRVKAVDQASFDQWVEATKAPAVLPEDTQLAEKFKTNCLSCHAVGDQGGFTGPNLTGMGSRETVAGILLNDTNGAKGSKPVKDNLVEWLTDPEAVKPGNLMPAPKDLGFSDEEIEQIAEYLANYKLEY
- a CDS encoding cytochrome (ubi)quinol oxidase subunit III, whose amino-acid sequence is MTSVHAEPVNGELPHEPEKATLEGRNKIIGNWLFLGGEAVLFGTLFATFLALRNQNNEGPTANELFSLPLTGVATFILLLSSLTSVFAVQAMHKHNVKSLRIWLMVTVGLGLAFLGIEIYEFYEYVVHKNFGMTTSAFSSAFFTLVGFHGAHVAFGVVWISVLIGQLFKKGLTVVTAPKIYVSAIYWHFIDVVWVFIFSVVYLLGKVG
- the ctaD gene encoding cytochrome c oxidase subunit I, with protein sequence MDWLTTVDHKKIAILYLVAGGLFFGIGGIEAILIRLQLIKPMNDLISAQVFNELITMHGTTMIFLGVMPIIFSLMNAIIPLQIGARDVAFPFLNSLGFWTFLFGGLLLNLSWVMGGAPDAGWTAYTPLSSTEYSTTRGVDFYTIGLQIAGLGTLIGGINFLITIITMRAPGMSFMRMPMFTWTSFITSAMILFAFPAVTVGLVLLSFDRILGANFFDVAAGGSPVLWQHIFWIFGHPEVYILILPAFGIISEVVPTFSRKRLFGYSSMVFATILIAFLGFMVWAHHMFTTGLGSVANALFSIATMLIAVPTGIKIFNWLFTMWGGQIRFTSANLFAIGFIPTFVMGGVTGVMLASAPADFQFHDTYFVVAHFHYVIVGGLVFGLFSGLHYWWPKMFGSMLNEAIGKWTFWFFAIGFHMTFFVQHFLGLLGMQRRIVSYLPNQNFDLMNFISTIGAILMGVGVLLFLGNIFITARKPKNAPADPWEDGRTLEWSIPSPPPEYNFKQIPLVRGLDAFWKEKMAGNKQMTPAEPVGPIHMPSPTILPFVMSLGLFIAGLGFMFSTEKFSNSFMSLIFNNYIVLIIGLVITFGSMLVRSLYDDHGYHIEPEELEEEVKA